The genome window AAGATTGTTTCCAAGAATCCGGGAGAAAGGCGGTCTATGGATTTCATGTCGGATACATTGTATTCAGGTAGAAAATTCGGAATTCTGAATATTATTGATGATTGTGGACGATTGGCGATCGCTGCGAGGAGTGAATTTTTGATAACTGCCGGGGAGCTAATCGGAATTTTAAACGAGGCATCGGAAAGTTACTCCTTACTAAAGCAGATTTTCGTAGATAATGTTCCTGAGTTTACTTCAAAAACTTTTTTGAAATGGGCTTCTGATCAAAGAATTGATATTCACTTTACTACTCCCGAAAAACTCACCGAAGACGCTTTCATTGAAAGTTTTAACGGTAAGATGCGAAACGAATGTTTAAACGAAAATTGGTTTAAAAATATTGAAGAGGCCAGTTCTTTGTCGAAAAGTGAAGAAACTTCTACAATTCGGAAAGGCCGCTAGCTTACTTGGGATTGGCTCCCGTGGAATATTTAAGATGAACTGCTTAAGAGGATTTTTAACACTTTGTACTGGCTCTAAAAATGGGGGTATGTCAGATGAAATAGCAAGAGAATGGAAAGGCAATGAGAGTGGCAATTATACCTTTGATAAGCAGCCCAACAAAACAAGTTCCTGCACAGATATGTTAGCGCACTCATATTTATCTTGCTATCTTCCATATGTTCAAACGGTTAAGTAAGAAGGAAAGTATGTTGAAGCGTATCTTTAAATTATTTTTCATAACGATTTTCTTTATAACAATGTTTCTCCCTAATGGCTGCAATAAAGTTCAGTCAAAACAATTCTCTAGGCCAGTTGGAGATCACGACAGGTATCTAAAAGAAGATGAAAATGGATTTTCTTCGGAAGATTGGAAGTTAGGTGAATTCATTGAGTTGTATGGGAAAGTTAGAAAACAGATTAAGCTTGGAATGAAAATGACAGATGTTGAGCGACTCTTTAATAATTTTCCATCGATGAGAAAATATACATATCGAAGGATGCATGTAAAGAATGTAATTTGTGACGACAAGAAGAGGGAATTTTTTTATGATCGTATTGTAATTTACCAAGACAATTCTGGGACCACCATTGATCGCAATAAAAATATAGTAAGAGAATCGTTAAGAGAAGTATTTACACTCAGCACATATTATAAGGATGAACACTTAGTGCACTATAGTGCTGTACATCAATATTTGGACTCTAATGATCCGATTTCCGGTCCTCAAACGAATTACTGTTATCTTGATATGAAAAGAGAGAGGAGTCTGGATTTTGGTAGCGATTCGATTATGCGATATCATATTGAAAACATTGAAACTTATAATGATCGCCCTTCAAATATGAGGGCCTGGTCGTTTATACAACAATTCTTAGGTGATGTGGAAACCAAAATGTATAAGGATGCGGTTTTGGGACAATGTAGAATCTCATTTGATTATGTAGAGGATGTTCCGAAAATCTCTTGTGCGAATAGTAAATATAACCGATATCTTAGTGATTTAGCAGCATTTGAATTAGAAAAAGAAGGGCTTTGGCGATTCTTACCCATGGAGACCGACAGTCATTTTTATCTTGAAAGAATATCTGATTCTGAGATTAGAATTAGCATAAGTAAAATGCCGTAACACCGTGATTACACAAAATATATAACGAGTAATTGTATGTAAATCACTACACACAGTTTATCTGCATAATAATTTTTTCGGTCAATCCTTGGTCTCCATTTTTTGAATCGTATAAAAATAAAAGGCCCGGAGTTTCCTCCGAGCCTTTCGAGTATCTTCATAAAACTAAACTTCTTAGTTCAACTGAAAAGCAGCCCCTGTCGCATTGTTAGAAGTTACAATGATCGTGTAAGTTCCAGCGACGTTAAATCTGATTTGTGAGGTGCTCGTTACATTTGAAGTACCGGAAACGAACGAGTAATCAGTTCCGGATACAGCCAGCGTAGAAGTTGTAGAGAGAGGACAGGCACCTTTGTAGACAACGAATGAAAGAGATCCAGTCGTAACGTTGATCGTACCTAAGCTATTTACCGGTGCAGATGCAATTTGGATCGCTCCTAAGCCGATCGTACCGCTTGTAGTCAAGCTGATTGTCTGAGCTCCACCATTCTGAGTTGCGGAAATAGAAGCGATCGGAAGTGTAATTCCGGACGCAGTGTAAGTGCAAGTATTCGCACCACTCAATGCAAGAAGAAGAGCAAGGTTGGTTGTATCGTCATCCTTTTCGTCTTTTTTGCACGCAGAAAGAAGGCTGATCAGAACGAGACAGACTCCAATTTTTTTAACTAATTTCATTTTGAAAATCTCCAAGAATTTTGAAATATTACATCGATTTGGCGAAGGTTGGTCAAGTTTTTTTAGTTTTGTGTCCGTACCTTTTTTGAAATAAGGAAATACGGATCGATTCAATTTAAAACGGAACAGAATTTGAACCGGAAGGACAGATTCTAATTTAAACGCAAATATAAGAAATAAATTTCATTTAAAAATTCTGATCGCTGTTTTCGAGTATTTTTAATTAAAAAAAATGAATTTTGTGACCGTGAAAGAAATGAAAAGGATATAAATGGATCCTGAAAGTTGGGCTAAGTTGAAATTACCGAAACTCCGCCTGTTTTCATAAAGGACAAAAATCACATTAAGAAAACAGAATGCTTGCGCAGGTTCCCTTGTGTTTTTCGCTCTTAAGAAGTAATTCCGTTCCGGCCAATTTTGCAAAATCTCTGCAAAGTTTAATTCCGAGACCCGCGCCGTTTTCATTGAGAGTTCCGGGACAAGTATAAGATTCTTTCGAGAAAACGCGTTCCAATTCTTCCGAAGTCATTCCGATCCCTTCGTCTTCGATACAGATGAGTCGATTTTGATCGGAGGTTTTTTCGGCTTTCAGATAAATCTTTCCTCCGGGTTTGGAGAATTTGAGCGCGTTGACGAATAAGTTCCGAACGATCACTTTGAAGATATCTTTGTCGCTGAAGAGAGTGATCTCTTGGTCGAACCGCATCTCGACTTGAATGCATTTCAGTTGAATGTAGTCGTTGTAAAGCGCCGAAAGTTCTTCCAAAATCGGAAGCGGCGAGAACGAAGTCTTATTGACTACGATGCTTCTCGAGTTCGCCTTCACCCAGTTCAGAGTATTGTCGATGAGATCGATCGTGAGATAGGTTTGAATATTCAATTTCGAAAGATATGGATACAATTCCGAAGCGGAAATCCCTTCGTTTTTGAAAAGAGAAATCAGAGATATGATCTGAATCAAAGGGGTTCGCAGATCATGTGCAAGAATGGACAGGAGCTGCGTCTTTGTGGAGTTGTTGTGACTCAGTTCGAGATTCAAGGTTTCGAGATCGTGTATGTCTTGGAACGCGACCGCATTGAGTTCTCCGAACTCCGTGCTTCGAACGTTAAACCAGCGTTCTCCGTTGTTCTTGGTTCGGATTTTTGCCTTCATCGAGGCGCCCGGTTTTCCGTTTTTTCTTCCGAAATCGACTTCGGACCACCATTCCTTCTCGATTTGTTTTCGGTAGATGTCGTCCGGATAAGCCTGTTGAAACCAATCTTGGAGCGTGGGTATTTCCTGGATTTTATAACCGAACTGTTCGCGGAAACTTTTGTTGAGGTAAAGCGTTTGGAATTGATCCCCTTTGATATGGGAAAGAAGTACCGGACATGGTACGAATTCCACAAAACGTATTTTATCCCCGATGTGATCTAAGGCTTCCTGAATCAATTCCATTTTATTCGGTTCCGCATCGGATTCGAAATATGCTTCGAATCTTTCTAATATAAAGAATGCCTAATAGTATACTCCGCGAGTGTGATTCTCAAATAAAAAAATAATTTACAGCTGAAAAACGGAATTTTGTTTGTGTCAAAATTCTGTCGTAAATATTCGAAATCCATAATTTACCTTTCGATTTGAAGCATTTTGAATCTTCGGCAATCCGAGTATAAGCTCGCATTTTTCCGGGTTTTTTATCGAACGCATTCGAAAAATATAATATATTGAATCGCTCTTGGATCGATGTTTCTTTTTTCCGATTTTCCCTCCCAAAAAGAATTCTTTGTAAGCGGAATATAAGTGGGTTTTGGAGCGATTCGGTTAACATGCTCCTCAGTGAAAATTTCCCGTTCGGGAAAAGCAAAATACACAAAAGGTGAAACTTATGAAGAGAATTCTATCGATTCTCGCCATTTCTCTCGTTTTGGGAGCGATGGGGAATCTTTACGCAAGCCGCGGAGCGGTGGTGGAAAATCCGATCGACGTTTTTGAAAGATCCTTCGAAAACAAGGTTCTTTCCATTCAGAGAAAAACCCAAGTCAACGCGAACCTTCCGGTTCATCGGGCTCTTTTTTACGGAACCCATAACTCTTATAACAGCAAATCGTATGCGGGACCGTTCTTCTCATACGCGTTTCCGAACCAAAAATATTCGATCGGCGAGCAACTTCGGTTAGGCGCACGTTTTATCGAATTGGATATTCATTGGACCTTGGGTCTGCACGCGCGCAAAGAACTTCTTCTTTGTCACGGACAAGACAGTCACGTCGGCTGCAATGTTTTCGATCGTCCTTTTTACAAAGGTCTGGAAGAAGTTCGTGCTTGGGTTTCCAATCCGGCGAACCGTAACGAAGTTCTTCTTCTTTATATCGAAGATAAATTCGACGGTCATTCTTCCGAAGCTCTTCAAACTTTGAGGGATTATCTCGATCCTTGGTTGTATCGTTATTCGGGAAGTTGTTCGGACGTTCCTTCCCCCGAAAGTATGCCAAAACTCGGCGATATGGTTTCTTCCAACCGAAGAATTCTTCTGATGAGCAACGGCTGCTACGACTCTCAGTGGAGCGTTTACTTCAAAAGAATCTTTTTCGGTTCCGCGACCGGAAGTCCGAAAGATTTCCGCGGTTATCCGGACTGCAACTATTCGAGAGCGACTTACAATTCTACGATGGTGCGTTTCTTTAACGATACTACGAATTACTTCGGTTTTTACGACGGAGTGAAAGAAAGCGGTTCATTCACAAACGCTAATATTGCTTCCATGCTTTCCTGCGAAGTGAACGTTTTCGGCATCGATCAGTTCGATCCCGATTTTGCGAAACAAGCGATCTGGTCTTGGAACGCTTCCGAACCGAACAACTGGGCAGGCAACGAAAACTGCGCCGTTATGTGGAGCAACGGAAGATGGAACGATCTCAACTGTTCCGCTTGGAACCGTTTCTCTTGCAAGGATTCTTCCGGTAACTGGTATGTGACCGCAGGAGGCGGTTCTTGGTCTTCCGGTAATTCCCAGTGTTCCGCGGAAACCGCAGGTCGTTTTAAATTCTCCGCTCCTGCAACTCCGTACGAAAACAAAAAACTTCTGGAAGTGAAAAACGCGGCGGGTGCGGGCGATCTTTGGATGAACCTTACGGATCAAGGCTCCGAAGGAAACTGGACTCCGGGCAACTAACGTTTTCAACTCACTCTTTTAAAGAATCTTCGAGGGACGGATGCGGATCCGTCCCTTTTTTTGTTCTAAATATTTGAAACGAGGGAACAAAAATAGATGGAAATTTCTTATTTTTGTGACAGTCTTATGACCTAAATTTCAGGATATTAAGCGAAACCGCTCTCATTCAATCAAGATGGCCCCCGAAACGATCGAAACCAAGGAGGAAACCCTCCGTCGCTTTAATAAGGAACTGATGTCCTTGGCGAAAAATCCGGTCATCGACAGCGGCGATTTGAATGCGGCGTTGCACGTTCTTACGGAATCGATTGCAAGAGCTTTGCATTGCGAACGCTGCAGCATTTGGTTCTATAAGGAACTGAAGGTTTCCATTCAGTGTTTGGATCTTTTTATTCTTTCGGAGAATTCCCACAACTCCGGAATGGAACTCTTTCAACAAGATTTTCCTAAATATTTCGAAGTGCTGCAACACCAAAGATTGATCATCGCGGACGACGCGGTGAACGACGAAAGCACTAAGGAATTCGCGCAGAATTATCTCATTCCTCTCAATATCGTTTCCATGCTCGACGCTCCGATTCTGATGGACGGAAAACTTCTCGGGATCATTTGCAACGAACAAGTCGGCAAACCCCGCGCCTGGACTTTGGAAGAACAAACCTTTGTCGGCTCGCTCGCCGATATGATTCCCCGCATCTTTCAAGCCGTGGAAAGAAAGAAGGCTCAAGACGAATTAAAAAAAGCGAATGAACGTCTCGAACATACGGTCAAAGCGAGAACGAGAATCATCCTGAGTCAAAAGGAAGAATTGGAACATCAGATCAAGATGGCCAAAAAAATCCAAGGCGCGCTTCTTCCTTCCGTTTTACCCAAATCCAAATATCTCGATCTGCAATTTCTTTACACTCCGATGATGGATATAGGCGGGGACTTCGTGGATTTTATCTACGACGAGGAGAACGACGTTCTCGGATTTTTCATCTGCGACGTTTCCGGTCACGGCGTTTCGGCGGCGCTTCTCGCTTCGATGGTCAAGATGTCCTATCCGAATTGGAGATCGTTCATTCAAGATCCTGAATATGGAATCGCGCAAATCTACGAATCCCTTTGCGGAAAATTCGCCGGTCATTTTATCACAGCCGTTCTCGGCTCGCTGAACGTCAAAACCGGAGAAGGTAAAATGACGAACGCGGGACATTGTCCTCCGGTCCTTCTTCAAAAAGGGAAGAAACCTCGCGTATTCAACCGGACCGGAGCGTTGTTGACCGATTTGATTCCGTTAAAGCTCGAA of Leptospira sanjuanensis contains these proteins:
- a CDS encoding lectin-like protein; its protein translation is MKRILSILAISLVLGAMGNLYASRGAVVENPIDVFERSFENKVLSIQRKTQVNANLPVHRALFYGTHNSYNSKSYAGPFFSYAFPNQKYSIGEQLRLGARFIELDIHWTLGLHARKELLLCHGQDSHVGCNVFDRPFYKGLEEVRAWVSNPANRNEVLLLYIEDKFDGHSSEALQTLRDYLDPWLYRYSGSCSDVPSPESMPKLGDMVSSNRRILLMSNGCYDSQWSVYFKRIFFGSATGSPKDFRGYPDCNYSRATYNSTMVRFFNDTTNYFGFYDGVKESGSFTNANIASMLSCEVNVFGIDQFDPDFAKQAIWSWNASEPNNWAGNENCAVMWSNGRWNDLNCSAWNRFSCKDSSGNWYVTAGGGSWSSGNSQCSAETAGRFKFSAPATPYENKKLLEVKNAAGAGDLWMNLTDQGSEGNWTPGN
- a CDS encoding PAS domain-containing sensor histidine kinase, with product MELIQEALDHIGDKIRFVEFVPCPVLLSHIKGDQFQTLYLNKSFREQFGYKIQEIPTLQDWFQQAYPDDIYRKQIEKEWWSEVDFGRKNGKPGASMKAKIRTKNNGERWFNVRSTEFGELNAVAFQDIHDLETLNLELSHNNSTKTQLLSILAHDLRTPLIQIISLISLFKNEGISASELYPYLSKLNIQTYLTIDLIDNTLNWVKANSRSIVVNKTSFSPLPILEELSALYNDYIQLKCIQVEMRFDQEITLFSDKDIFKVIVRNLFVNALKFSKPGGKIYLKAEKTSDQNRLICIEDEGIGMTSEELERVFSKESYTCPGTLNENGAGLGIKLCRDFAKLAGTELLLKSEKHKGTCASILFS
- a CDS encoding GAF domain-containing SpoIIE family protein phosphatase produces the protein MSLAKNPVIDSGDLNAALHVLTESIARALHCERCSIWFYKELKVSIQCLDLFILSENSHNSGMELFQQDFPKYFEVLQHQRLIIADDAVNDESTKEFAQNYLIPLNIVSMLDAPILMDGKLLGIICNEQVGKPRAWTLEEQTFVGSLADMIPRIFQAVERKKAQDELKKANERLEHTVKARTRIILSQKEELEHQIKMAKKIQGALLPSVLPKSKYLDLQFLYTPMMDIGGDFVDFIYDEENDVLGFFICDVSGHGVSAALLASMVKMSYPNWRSFIQDPEYGIAQIYESLCGKFAGHFITAVLGSLNVKTGEGKMTNAGHCPPVLLQKGKKPRVFNRTGALLTDLIPLKLETISFHLDAGDRLVLYTDGIIEAFNEDREMFSEERLLAVLDSHENETLDGLCQNVFSEVNRFMGVAHEGFTDDLTILALERRIP